In the genome of Streptomyces sp. 846.5, the window GATGGCACGGTTGAGCCGCCGGAGCACCTGTGCATACTCGACCCGGGTGCCGACGAGAGCCTCCGCGTAATTGAACCTCGTGCCCCTCCCGTCCTCGGCGACAACCGGCTTCGCCGGTGTCAGCTCGCCCGTGGACATCCGGAAGGCGTAACCGGGCTCGCGGAGCAAAACGCGGTCCGGCGCGCTCATCCCCTCCCATACACCCCGGAGATCACAGAAGAGGGTGCTGGCGTCAGGGTCCTCCCGCAGGCAGAGCAGGAGGACCGCGTCTGGAGTGTCCGGCCGGAACGCTGTCTCAGTGTGGAGTTCCAGCAGTACGGCGTTCGACGCGTTCTGCCGCTCCGCCTCGCCCGGCACCGGGTACATATTCTGCACCTGGTCGCCGCCGTGCCAGTCTGCGAATCCGATGGTTCGGCCCAACAGCATCGCGAACGCGAGTAGGGCCGCTTCCGTGCCCACCGCACGGCGTACCCCCGGGGAGGGAACCGTGGGCGTCGGCTGCAAGCGCTCCGGGATCGGCAGCCCGCTGATGCGGAGCACGCCGGCATTGCCCAGCCGCTCCCGGAAATCCGCTGCGGCGCGTCGGTACCAGATCGGCATGTCGCCGATCCGAGAGTACACGTCGCGCTGGAAGTCAGAGAGGCCCTCCCCATAAGGGGCTCCCCTGACGGAGCGACCCCAGAATGCCAGATGCTCCCGCCCCTCGGGTGTGGCGTCGCGCTCAACCACCCGGGTCCGCGCCACCGTCTCAGGCAAGGCTGAAGACACCGGAGAAGACCGGGAGGTCATGCTTCGCGATGATCTCGTTGAACCCGACGTGGACGTCGATGAGCGTGTCCAAGTCGTACTGGAACTCGATGTCGTGCTGCTTCACCACGAATGGGGTCAGCACCGTCGGGGAGGGAACGACACCGAGGTCGGAGATCACGTCAAGGCCGCGCAGCGTGTCCTCGGCCGGCTCGATGCCGGCCAGCAGGCAACTGCCAACGTTGCCCTTGCCGAACACCTCGACAGCATCCGAGAAGACGGCCACGTAGTCATCGAAGGTGAGTGTGCCCTTGTAGCCGTGCACGTAGCGCTGCCGGTACTCGTTGTTGACGATCTCCACCCCGCTGTTGAAGCGGGACACCCCGGAGTCCTTGAGCTTCTGCAGATAGGCCATGCGCTTCGGACGGTCACTCAGAATGCCGGCCGGGATGACCTGGGAGACGTAGATTCCCTCCTTGTAGCCGGCATCGCGAAGCGCCGTTGCCATTT includes:
- a CDS encoding TauD/TfdA family dioxygenase, producing the protein MPIWYRRAAADFRERLGNAGVLRISGLPIPERLQPTPTVPSPGVRRAVGTEAALLAFAMLLGRTIGFADWHGGDQVQNMYPVPGEAERQNASNAVLLELHTETAFRPDTPDAVLLLCLREDPDASTLFCDLRGVWEGMSAPDRVLLREPGYAFRMSTGELTPAKPVVAEDGRGTRFNYAEALVGTRVEYAQVLRRLNRAIATQCFEVTLRTGELLVVDNMHMIHGRTAYAPRYDGSDRWLQRCLVRGGNGADEEVR